One Paenibacillus sp. FSL W8-0186 genomic window carries:
- a CDS encoding SLC45 family MFS transporter, whose protein sequence is MRKTWLLGLGFLSISMTWALYNAFVPLFLANYLKSAAMIGFMMTIDNYFAMFLQPWIGHRSDKTRSKYGRRMPYLLIGMPLGAVFATLIPLHTGFVALVLFMVLMNLSMSIFRSPTVALMPDITPENSRTQANGIINFMGGLGSILAFGLGAPLYKQAPYLPFLCAGLVMLFSLVILKSFIKEPIALTGYGDGSSNPFQTERETRSPIRIKDQFDRTTLFILGAIFFWFVAYQGVEALFTLYGTKYIGMSDNDAAFSLTFFSLAFLAFALPSGWLGAKYGKKRIIALGVLGLFVIFGSIVFVKSVLLLRVLLVVGGLFWACININSYPWIVATGREESIGTRTGIYYFVSSLAAISSPPVLGWIIDMFGYPALFASASLGMLLAALCLIGARNDNRSAGTGAIDQAPPAIQ, encoded by the coding sequence ATGAGAAAAACGTGGCTGCTCGGTCTCGGCTTCCTCAGCATCAGCATGACGTGGGCGCTGTATAATGCGTTTGTGCCGCTTTTCTTGGCCAACTATTTAAAAAGCGCTGCCATGATCGGCTTCATGATGACGATCGATAATTATTTTGCCATGTTCCTGCAGCCGTGGATCGGTCACCGCAGCGATAAGACGCGCAGCAAATATGGGAGGCGGATGCCTTATTTGCTGATCGGCATGCCGCTTGGCGCCGTGTTTGCCACGTTGATCCCGCTACATACCGGTTTTGTTGCCTTAGTGCTGTTTATGGTGCTGATGAACCTTTCCATGAGCATCTTCCGTTCACCTACGGTGGCGCTCATGCCGGACATTACGCCGGAGAACAGCCGTACCCAAGCGAATGGAATTATTAATTTCATGGGCGGTCTCGGCTCGATTCTAGCTTTTGGCCTTGGCGCGCCGCTATACAAGCAGGCTCCGTATTTACCGTTTCTGTGTGCCGGGCTGGTTATGCTGTTTTCTCTAGTCATCCTGAAGAGCTTCATTAAGGAGCCCATAGCTCTGACAGGTTATGGCGACGGCAGCAGTAATCCGTTCCAGACCGAGAGGGAGACCCGCAGCCCGATACGAATCAAAGATCAGTTCGACCGCACGACATTGTTCATTTTAGGAGCGATCTTTTTCTGGTTCGTTGCTTATCAAGGGGTGGAAGCGCTGTTTACGCTCTATGGGACAAAATATATCGGCATGAGCGACAACGACGCGGCCTTCTCACTAACGTTCTTCTCCCTGGCATTTCTGGCATTTGCGCTGCCCAGCGGATGGCTTGGCGCCAAATACGGCAAGAAGAGAATCATTGCGCTTGGCGTGCTGGGCTTGTTCGTCATTTTCGGCTCGATCGTCTTCGTAAAGTCTGTGCTCCTCCTTCGAGTGCTGCTGGTCGTCGGCGGGTTGTTCTGGGCCTGCATCAACATTAACTCGTACCCGTGGATCGTGGCGACGGGGCGGGAGGAGAGCATCGGGACGCGAACCGGGATTTATTACTTCGTTTCCTCGCTGGCAGCCATCAGTTCCCCGCCTGTGCTCGGCTGGATCATCGATATGTTCGGTTATCCGGCGCTATTCGCCAGCGCTTCGCTCGGGATGCTGCTGGCCGCGCTCTGCTTGATTGGCGCAAGGAATGACAACCGCTCCGCAGGTACGGGAGCCATCGACCAGGCTCCGCCGGCGATTCAATAG
- a CDS encoding glycerophosphodiester phosphodiesterase translates to MTKVINFAHRGAAGHCPENTMIAFKRALELGATGIETDVQMTKDGHPVLIHDETLHRTAGSPEWVKDVTLAELSTKEAGSWFHEDYCGERIPTLEQLLELVEPRDTIINLELKNGVVQYPGLESKVIDMVRRFGLSERVIISSFNHYSLVECKRIAPEIRTGILYMEGLYEPWEYAKRIGADALHAFQYAVIPEFVAAASEQGIPYHPFTVNERAEMQALIRAGVGGIITDYPDRLAELLTAEGG, encoded by the coding sequence ATGACCAAAGTGATTAATTTTGCGCATCGGGGCGCGGCGGGCCATTGTCCCGAAAATACGATGATCGCTTTCAAACGTGCTTTGGAGCTAGGGGCGACTGGGATCGAGACGGATGTACAAATGACGAAGGACGGGCATCCGGTGCTGATTCACGACGAGACACTGCATCGCACGGCAGGTTCTCCGGAGTGGGTCAAGGATGTCACGCTGGCGGAGCTGTCAACGAAGGAGGCGGGGTCGTGGTTTCACGAAGATTACTGCGGAGAGAGAATCCCGACACTGGAGCAGTTGCTCGAGCTTGTTGAGCCGCGCGACACGATCATTAATTTGGAACTGAAAAATGGGGTTGTCCAATATCCAGGACTTGAGAGCAAAGTAATAGACATGGTTCGCCGTTTCGGATTGTCCGAGCGCGTGATTATTTCCAGCTTCAATCACTATTCGCTTGTGGAGTGCAAGCGGATCGCTCCAGAAATTCGCACCGGGATTTTGTATATGGAAGGGCTGTACGAGCCATGGGAATATGCGAAGCGCATCGGTGCGGACGCCTTGCACGCCTTCCAGTACGCCGTCATTCCCGAGTTTGTCGCCGCGGCTTCGGAGCAGGGCATACCGTATCATCCGTTCACGGTTAATGAGCGGGCCGAAATGCAAGCGTTGATCCGTGCAGGCGTTGGCGGGATCATTACGGATTATCCCGACCGTTTGGCCGAGCTTCTGACGGCTGAAGGGGGTTAA
- a CDS encoding YcnI family protein, with product MKQKIQSFSAMLTKAIALAPALAACLLLFASIASAHVTVKPGTTAPGAWETYTIKVPVEKDIPTVKVSLKIPEGLDFKQYRAIPDWKVELTKDSSGKVTVVTWTSEGEGIKPGEFQQFDFVAKNPDSDAELAWDAYQYYSDGSIVEWTGDEGSEKPHSITTVSSSPDAGSAADSASHSHSHDHDQDQATSGNAGQAENAAENTAGHSSTDAAETSAAAVSEAAESASSASTWTIVLASAALLISLIALGLAISGRKKSA from the coding sequence ATGAAACAAAAAATTCAATCCTTTTCCGCCATGCTTACAAAAGCAATAGCTCTGGCTCCGGCCTTGGCCGCATGCCTGCTGCTGTTTGCCAGCATCGCCAGCGCGCACGTCACCGTCAAACCGGGCACCACAGCTCCCGGAGCCTGGGAGACTTACACGATCAAGGTTCCCGTTGAGAAAGACATTCCTACGGTCAAAGTGTCCCTGAAAATTCCCGAAGGCCTGGATTTCAAGCAATACCGCGCCATTCCGGACTGGAAGGTAGAGCTAACGAAAGACAGCTCGGGTAAAGTTACTGTCGTCACCTGGACGTCAGAGGGCGAGGGCATTAAGCCTGGCGAGTTCCAACAGTTTGATTTCGTCGCCAAAAATCCAGACAGCGATGCCGAATTGGCATGGGATGCTTACCAGTACTATAGCGATGGCAGCATTGTCGAGTGGACAGGGGATGAAGGCAGCGAGAAGCCGCATTCCATCACCACAGTCTCTTCAAGCCCAGATGCCGGTTCCGCCGCAGACAGCGCGAGCCACTCGCACAGCCACGATCACGACCAGGATCAAGCCACCAGCGGCAACGCCGGGCAAGCAGAAAATGCCGCTGAAAATACAGCGGGACACAGCAGCACCGACGCTGCCGAGACTAGCGCTGCAGCTGTGTCGGAAGCTGCAGAAAGCGCAAGCTCTGCCAGCACATGGACTATCGTGCTGGCGTCGGCCGCCCTGTTGATCTCGTTAATTGCCTTAGGCCTTGCGATTAGCGGCAGGAAGAAATCCGCCTAA